The DNA sequence TGTACAGCTGCCGAATCGGCAGTGGGCGGGCCCGACGCACCCGCGCCGGGGGAGAAGGCATAGCTGGTTGATAAACAGGAGAGGGAATAAAATAGAAGGCGGGCAAAAGCAAGCATAAAAGAGACGATGGAATCAGGTCGGCTAGTTCGTATTCCTGACTACGGTGCAAAACTGCAAAAACCAACCCACAAAAAAACCCGGTCACTAGAACCGGGTCCTGGTAGTTTGCGTGAAAGCGGTGGACCGGTCTGGCGTGGACAGGCGGAAACCGCACGAAGACAAATATACGTCGGACAGGTCCGTTCGGATTTATTTGGTCACCGGATACCCAACGAGGGCGAGATTCCGGCGGTAGCCAGGCGAACGAGTGTCGATCAGCAGGGTGCCCGGTATTGTAGTTGGCTTAAGGGCAGATACTTACGCAATTGCCGGCGCGTATTTATGCACAGTAGTTCAGTTGGGTGGTCCGTATCGGAACGGGAGGAGGTTTACCCGTGTTTTACCGAAAATAGCAGTCAATGTTGTAATATTGCAGACCTACGTAATTCGCACCACCTCTTTTGTGTGGTTACCATCAATATTGACGAACAAAAAAACGACTTCAGAACTTAAGCTGTACGCATGAAATTATCGTTTCTGGGGGCGGCCCGGCAGGTGACAGGTAGTATGTACCTGCTGGAACTGGATGATTACCGCATCCTGATAGACTGTGGGTCTGATATGGAACGCTCGAGTTCCAACGGTCAGACAACCGCTCCAACCACTCCTCAACCGGGTTTTTTCCCATTTGAGGCTTCAAGCATAAACCTGGTACTGCTCACCCATGCCCACATGGATCACTCGGGCAACCTGCCGCACCTGTTCCGCGAGGGATATGAAGGGCAGATCCTGTGCACCGAGCCAACGTTTGCACTCACCAATGTACTGCTTCGCGATTCAGCCTCGCTCAATCAAAAGCGGATCAATGAACTCAACGCCAGTAAAAAGCAACGGGTAAAGGATCGTCAGTTGCAGATGCAGAAAGATCTGTTCCTCGACAAGCAGGTTCGGGAAACCATGGAAAACGTGGTGCCCATTGCCTTTAACCGAAAGTTCAGAGTGGCCGATGGGGTGGACGTTACGTTTATCCCGGCAGGGCACCTGCTGGGGGCGGCCCACATCGTGATCAACGTCGAAGAGAATGGTGAGCGCAAAAGTATTTGTTTCTCAGGCGATATCGGCCGGAAAAACTACCCGCTGCTGGTTGATCCGGCTCCCGTACCCAACGTCGATTACCTGATCTGCGAAAGTACATACGGTAATCGGCTACACGAAAACATGATGTCCCCCGAAGACGCACTGGCCGATATTATCCAGCGAACGTGTATCGATATTCCGGGACGGCTCATTATTCCTTCTTTCAGCGTTGGCCGTACGCAGGCCCTGTTGTACACCCTTAACCGGTTGTACACCGAGCGTGGCTTCCCGCCCATCAAAGTATTCTCCGATAGTCCAATGGGATTCGAGAGTACCAAGATCTACCTGCAGCACGTGAAAATGCTGAATGGAGAAGCGCGGGAGTTTTACAAAGAAAATGAAGCCCTGTTCGACTTCCAGAACTTCGAGTTCCTCGAGTCGGCCAAGGCCAGCAAAGCCGTTTCCAACTACGGTGAGCCCTGCATTATCATCTCTTCATCGGGCATGGTTCAGGGAGGGCGCGTTGAATACCACGTTGCTGAAAACATCAGCAATCCTTATTCAACCATTCTGATCATTGGCTACTGCGCCGAGGGAACGCTTGGCTGGCGGTTGCTCAACGGGCAATCAACGCTGACAATCAAAGGCAAAGACCATACGGTACTGGCCAATATTGAAAAAATTGACGTGTTTAGTGGCCACGGCGATCGCAATGACCTGATGAATTTTGTGGAGATGCAGTCGCCCGAAACGCTAAAAAACATTTTTCTCGTTCACGGCGAATACGAGAG is a window from the Spirosoma rigui genome containing:
- a CDS encoding MBL fold metallo-hydrolase RNA specificity domain-containing protein, giving the protein MKLSFLGAARQVTGSMYLLELDDYRILIDCGSDMERSSSNGQTTAPTTPQPGFFPFEASSINLVLLTHAHMDHSGNLPHLFREGYEGQILCTEPTFALTNVLLRDSASLNQKRINELNASKKQRVKDRQLQMQKDLFLDKQVRETMENVVPIAFNRKFRVADGVDVTFIPAGHLLGAAHIVINVEENGERKSICFSGDIGRKNYPLLVDPAPVPNVDYLICESTYGNRLHENMMSPEDALADIIQRTCIDIPGRLIIPSFSVGRTQALLYTLNRLYTERGFPPIKVFSDSPMGFESTKIYLQHVKMLNGEAREFYKENEALFDFQNFEFLESAKASKAVSNYGEPCIIISSSGMVQGGRVEYHVAENISNPYSTILIIGYCAEGTLGWRLLNGQSTLTIKGKDHTVLANIEKIDVFSGHGDRNDLMNFVEMQSPETLKNIFLVHGEYESMESFKATLAEAGYPQVIIPKKGESFDL